A window of Malania oleifera isolate guangnan ecotype guangnan chromosome 5, ASM2987363v1, whole genome shotgun sequence contains these coding sequences:
- the LOC131156481 gene encoding late embryogenesis abundant protein-like encodes MADIKDEYGNPVSLTDEHGHPVQLTDEGGRPMHLTGVASTGTAAGTGEHGGAPAAATGETHEREHEGSTWEEKGSSTIPSSSSSEDDGKGGRRKKTKGMKEKIKEKLGGGKHKEEDEHREHATTTASAAAATPTTTTPAAGAGGKSHEHEKKGVLEKIKEKLPGGHHHSH; translated from the exons ATGGCGGACATAAAGGACGAATACGGCAACCCAGTTAGCCTCACCGACGAACACGGCCACCCCGTTCAGCTAACCGACGAGGGGGGCCGCCCCATGCACCTTACAGGCGTAGCCAGCACTGGCACTGCTGCCGGCACGGGGGAGCACGGCGGTGCCCCTGCCGCAGCTACCGGAGAAACCCACGAACGTGAGCATGAAGGCTCTACATGGGAAGAAAAAGGCTCTAGTACTATTCCCAGCTCTAGCTCG TCGGAGgatgatggaaaaggtgggaggAGGAAGAAGACGAAGGGAATGAAGGAGAAGATAAAGGAGAAGCTGGGCGGCGGAAAGCACAAGGAAGAGGATGAGCATCGGGAACACGCTACAACTACTGCCTCCGCCGCTGCCGCCACTCCCACCACCACCACTCCTGCTGCAGGAGCCGGAGGGAAGTCTCATGAGCATGAGAAGAAGGGAGTGTTGGAGAAGATAAAGGAAAAGCTACCAGGTGGCCatcaccattcccactaa